A single Nostoc sp. PCC 7107 DNA region contains:
- a CDS encoding ankyrin repeat domain-containing protein, with the protein MSNFPERKYITLHQLIESDDTQKIELIVNSGMDLESTDDKWGMTPLELAAHLNKITVVSLLVNSGVSANSISVSSPLHLAAANGNYEIISILINTGASVNFVHEDGWTPLFEAASRGHLKAVELLVKAGANPNVIDSYENKPIFYAARNGYIEVVEYLAIYNSVNEKEAALKEAIEGAGAKARKKRERQQAH; encoded by the coding sequence TTGTCCAATTTTCCAGAACGAAAGTATATTACGCTGCATCAATTGATAGAGTCCGATGATACTCAAAAGATTGAACTAATAGTAAACTCAGGTATGGATCTCGAATCGACTGATGATAAGTGGGGTATGACTCCATTAGAATTAGCTGCTCACCTGAATAAGATAACTGTTGTTTCTCTTCTAGTGAATAGCGGAGTAAGTGCGAACTCTATTAGTGTCTCTTCCCCTTTACATTTAGCAGCCGCTAATGGCAATTATGAAATCATATCTATTTTGATTAATACAGGCGCTAGTGTTAATTTCGTTCATGAAGATGGTTGGACTCCTTTATTTGAAGCTGCAAGTCGTGGTCATTTGAAAGCTGTAGAGTTACTAGTCAAAGCTGGAGCTAACCCAAATGTTATCGATTCCTACGAAAATAAACCCATTTTCTATGCTGCACGAAATGGTTACATAGAAGTTGTTGAATACCTTGCTATATATAACTCAGTTAATGAAAAAGAAGCTGCTCTTAAAGAAGCTATTGAAGGCGCAGGGGCTAAAGCTAGGAAAAAGCGTGAACGCCAACAAGCACATTGA